The genomic segment CAGGTTGATCGCATTCCACGGGTCGATCGGCTTGTTGGGCAGAAGCGGCAGGAGCAGGAACGACATCGTCAGGAGGACGAGCACGGAGCGAATTTCCGGCCATGTCAGCGAGGCGACCCATTTATGCAGTTGCTCGCGCAGCGCCAGAAGGATCGCCATGGCAACGGCGCAGGCAATTGCGATCTGTTGGTCGCCGGTGACCGCCATCGTGCCGAGCAGAAAGGTGACCATGCCGGCGACGACGGCGGTCACACTCATATTGTGTTCGGCTTTCGCTTCCAGCCAGTGAAAGGCGGTGAAGGCGAGGGCGTAGACGGCAAAAACAGAACTGACAAGCGCGCCGCCGACCTGTTGCGAGAGGACGCCGGTGACGCCGCCGAGCAATCCCGACAAAGCGAAGGTTCTCAAGCCGGCGGCACGCTGATGATCTTGTTCGTCGCGCGAGCGCCAACCGCGTTCCAATCCAATCAGAAGTCCGATGGCCAATGAGACGGCAAGGCGGGAGAGAATTTCGGTGGTGTTCATACCAGGCCAATGAATTTCAAAAGGAGAAGCTGTTCAGGCAGCTTATGCCATCTTCGCGATTGTGTTTCATGTGTTCTTGCTTCGTGTGTTTTTGTGACGGCAGCTCATTGTTTCGGCGTCGTCCGCTTCTGCGCGTCCACCAGCATCGCGACGAAGCGGGTGACTTTCGGCGGGCGAAAGCGTGCCGCGGGATAGACCGTGTGAATGCCGCCGGACGGCAGGTCCCATGCTGGTAACAGGCGCGCGAGCCGGCCGGATGCGATATGCGGCTGAGCTTCGAAATCAGGCAGGATGGACAGGCCGCCGCCCGCGAGCGTCGCCGCTAGCACTGCAGGCGTCGCGTTCATGGCAAGGGCCTGACGCAGGCGCACGGTGCGCCGGTCAAAGTCGCCTTGGCTGAAACGCCAAGTGAGGGGATCACGCAGGGCAAGGTTGGCGATGAAAGGGTAGCTCGCAAGCTCTTCCGGCGCCGTGGCGCGCACGGTCTGCGCCACGGCAGGCGCCGCCACCAGGAGTTGCCGGAACGTGCCGATCCGACGGGCCTGAAGTGTTGAATCCTGCAACCAGCCGACGCGAATAGAAACATCGATCTGGTTGTCGACCAGATCGATCTTGGCGTCGGACAGAATGAGTTCGACGCTGCAGGCGGGAAAGCGCTGCGAGAAGGCGGCGGCCAGCGGCGCGATCATCGAGGTGCCATAGTCGCTGGGCGCGGTGATGCGCAGCGTGCCCGTAGGTTCCGCATTGGCTTGCGTCAATTCTCCGACTGCATCCTCCGCCTCGCGCAGGATCAGGATGCAACGGGCATGCAGGAGGCGGCCGGCCTCGGTCGGCACGACCCGTCGCGTCGTGCGCAGCAGGAGGGTGGTCTTCAGCTCGCTCTCCAGCTTGGCGACCTGCTGGCTGACCACGGCTTTGGTGATGCCGAGCCGTTCGGCGGCGCGCGTGAAGGAGCCAGCGTCCACCACCGCCGCGAAATAAGCCAGCCGGTTGAAGTTGACGGCCTCCATCGGGCACTCCGCAATTGTAAG from the Beijerinckia sp. 28-YEA-48 genome contains:
- a CDS encoding LysR family transcriptional regulator — encoded protein: MEAVNFNRLAYFAAVVDAGSFTRAAERLGITKAVVSQQVAKLESELKTTLLLRTTRRVVPTEAGRLLHARCILILREAEDAVGELTQANAEPTGTLRITAPSDYGTSMIAPLAAAFSQRFPACSVELILSDAKIDLVDNQIDVSIRVGWLQDSTLQARRIGTFRQLLVAAPAVAQTVRATAPEELASYPFIANLALRDPLTWRFSQGDFDRRTVRLRQALAMNATPAVLAATLAGGGLSILPDFEAQPHIASGRLARLLPAWDLPSGGIHTVYPAARFRPPKVTRFVAMLVDAQKRTTPKQ